From Argonema galeatum A003/A1, the proteins below share one genomic window:
- a CDS encoding response regulator transcription factor: protein MTKKILIVDDEPNILILMEQALEKLEDEGVELLTARNGEEALEAIETEKPQLVFLDVMMPKMNGFEVCNTVKNVLGMHDVYIIILTAKGQEFDKQKGNDVGADLYMTKPFRPKSVVEKSIEVLGLSSTD, encoded by the coding sequence ATGACTAAAAAAATATTAATTGTGGATGATGAACCTAATATCTTGATTTTGATGGAGCAAGCGCTTGAGAAGCTAGAAGACGAGGGAGTAGAATTACTGACGGCGAGAAATGGGGAGGAGGCACTTGAGGCGATCGAGACTGAAAAACCGCAACTGGTTTTTCTAGATGTGATGATGCCGAAAATGAATGGATTTGAGGTTTGTAATACTGTAAAAAATGTTCTGGGAATGCACGATGTTTATATTATTATACTAACCGCCAAAGGGCAGGAGTTTGATAAACAGAAAGGCAATGATGTGGGGGCGGATCTTTACATGACTAAGCCTTTTCGTCCAAAAAGTGTAGTGGAGAAATCCATAGAGGTTCTCGGTTTGTCAAGTACAGATTGA
- a CDS encoding response regulator translates to MHSQNGIKSIRKRGFGLSIRHRLSLLFSSLVGINLMAAGIGALALNHAIDINPLSTKIASQRGTAFKLAYMANIRTQKTNVLDQVALDVAIKEEMEQFDRWLIGLHGGSKELGLGARANPTILAQLKKVEDTWRIYRRTVENYLAATPERREEYLTDINNLSNFIANQLDSLANLVDEQIADSAQKSQFLLFVVLILSLLTVPVAFLMVSQILRDLTQITQTARLMASGDLNVRAVEPSRDEVGVLASTLNTMATQIGGLLQGLEARSHELENTLAYVSAIIDNLADALLVTDPDCRIARFNPALLAMFGLDDTDVMGRDCQVLSNPKVAELVEQTQGRPREVFTAQIELRNGRVGQALATAIAKDVLKDAGNETLGAVILIRDITVEKEIDRMKTDFISTVSHELRTPLTSILGFASLIKDKLDERIFPLIQADDRQTKKIVNQVGTNINIIVSEAERLTSLIDDVLDIAKMEAGKIDWQMQPYGIEDIIDRAIAATSSLFEGRNIELLKDVQSGMPDVMGDRDRLLQVFINLISNAIKFTDTGSCTVKARQQENEILIGVIDTGVGIAAADKPKVFEKFKQVGETLTDKPKGTGLGLPICKQIVEHHGGRIWVESDLGLGSTFFFTLPISLRIAAEVEKLNINTIVRQLKESIVHTDPSPVNNFKTILVVDDDAHIRELLRQELEAEGYAVQEAKDGMDAITQVKTTKPDLIVLDVMMPQINGFDVAAVLKNNPQTMGIPIIILSIIEDKERGYRLGIDRYLKKPINREELLNDIGMLLDQGISNKKVLVVDKDASNVKILSEVLQSQGYAVTEAYNGQECIDKALSVKPDMIIVDSVFSEQHNLVKTLRFEKGLENVFFVLLGKSKEDPLE, encoded by the coding sequence TTGCATTCGCAAAACGGTATCAAAAGTATCCGTAAGCGTGGATTCGGTCTGAGTATTCGTCACCGCTTGAGTCTGCTGTTTTCCAGTTTGGTAGGAATCAACTTGATGGCTGCGGGCATTGGGGCTCTAGCGCTCAATCATGCGATCGACATTAATCCCCTGAGTACCAAGATCGCTTCCCAGCGTGGCACTGCTTTCAAGCTGGCTTACATGGCCAATATCCGCACTCAGAAGACAAACGTTCTAGACCAGGTTGCCTTAGATGTTGCCATCAAGGAGGAAATGGAGCAGTTCGATCGCTGGCTAATCGGATTGCATGGGGGTTCAAAAGAATTGGGATTGGGTGCTAGAGCCAATCCGACTATACTAGCCCAACTTAAGAAAGTTGAAGACACATGGCGGATTTATAGACGCACTGTGGAAAATTATCTAGCCGCTACCCCGGAGCGAAGAGAGGAATATCTTACAGATATCAACAATCTAAGCAATTTCATCGCAAATCAGCTAGATAGTTTAGCTAATTTGGTAGACGAACAAATAGCAGACAGCGCTCAAAAGAGTCAATTTTTATTATTTGTGGTGCTGATCCTGAGTTTGCTGACAGTTCCAGTGGCGTTTTTGATGGTGTCTCAAATCCTTCGCGATTTGACTCAAATAACTCAAACTGCCCGCCTGATGGCGAGTGGCGACTTAAATGTGCGGGCAGTAGAGCCATCTAGGGACGAGGTGGGGGTGCTAGCTTCTACACTCAATACAATGGCAACTCAAATTGGCGGCTTGTTGCAGGGTTTAGAGGCGCGAAGCCACGAATTAGAGAATACGTTGGCTTATGTGAGTGCGATTATCGACAATTTGGCAGATGCCCTACTTGTGACCGATCCAGACTGCCGAATCGCACGATTTAATCCGGCTTTATTGGCGATGTTTGGTCTAGATGATACTGATGTGATGGGTAGAGATTGTCAGGTACTCTCTAATCCAAAGGTGGCAGAACTGGTGGAACAGACGCAGGGACGCCCTAGAGAAGTTTTTACGGCCCAGATCGAACTGAGGAACGGTAGGGTGGGTCAAGCTTTGGCAACTGCGATCGCAAAAGATGTTTTGAAGGATGCTGGCAATGAAACGTTGGGTGCGGTGATTCTAATTCGAGATATCACCGTAGAGAAAGAAATCGATCGCATGAAGACCGATTTTATTTCCACTGTCTCCCACGAGTTGCGGACGCCTCTGACTTCAATATTGGGGTTTGCTTCCCTGATTAAGGACAAGCTAGACGAAAGAATTTTTCCTTTGATTCAAGCCGACGATCGCCAAACCAAAAAGATTGTCAACCAGGTAGGGACAAATATCAATATTATTGTGTCTGAAGCCGAGCGACTAACCTCTTTGATCGATGACGTTTTGGATATCGCGAAGATGGAAGCCGGGAAGATTGATTGGCAGATGCAGCCTTATGGAATCGAGGATATTATCGATCGTGCGATCGCAGCTACTTCATCTCTTTTTGAAGGCCGAAATATTGAATTGCTCAAAGATGTTCAATCTGGAATGCCTGACGTGATGGGCGATCGCGATCGCCTGCTCCAGGTTTTTATCAATCTCATTTCCAATGCTATCAAGTTTACAGATACAGGTTCTTGTACGGTGAAAGCCAGACAACAAGAAAATGAGATACTGATCGGTGTGATTGACACGGGCGTCGGTATTGCCGCCGCTGACAAACCCAAGGTGTTTGAAAAATTTAAGCAAGTAGGTGAAACCTTGACAGACAAACCAAAAGGAACAGGTTTGGGACTGCCAATTTGCAAGCAGATTGTGGAACATCACGGCGGCAGAATTTGGGTGGAAAGCGATCTTGGTCTTGGCAGTACTTTCTTCTTCACATTACCTATCAGTCTTCGCATTGCTGCTGAAGTAGAAAAATTGAATATCAATACCATAGTCAGGCAATTGAAAGAGAGTATCGTCCACACAGATCCTTCTCCAGTTAATAATTTTAAAACTATTCTAGTTGTCGATGATGACGCTCACATTCGCGAATTGCTCAGGCAGGAACTAGAAGCTGAGGGGTATGCAGTCCAAGAAGCTAAAGATGGAATGGACGCCATTACTCAGGTGAAAACTACCAAACCAGACTTGATTGTCTTGGATGTGATGATGCCTCAAATCAACGGCTTTGATGTAGCTGCTGTCCTGAAGAACAACCCCCAAACGATGGGGATTCCGATTATTATATTGTCAATTATTGAAGATAAAGAAAGGGGGTATCGACTGGGTATCGATCGCTATTTAAAAAAGCCAATTAACAGAGAAGAATTGCTTAATGATATTGGGATGCTCCTCGATCAAGGAATATCCAATAAGAAAGTTTTGGTTGTCGATAAAGATGCTTCAAATGTAAAAATTTTATCTGAAGTATTGCAGTCCCAAGGATACGCTGTAACGGAGGCTTACAACGGTCAGGAGTGTATAGACAAGGCTTTATCGGTTAAGCCTGATATGATTATTGTAGATTCAGTTTTTTCTGAGCAGCACAATTTGGTTAAGACGTTGCGGTTTGAAAAGGGACTGGAAAATGTCTTTTTTGTCTTACTCGGCAAGAGTAAAGAAGATCCACTTGAATAA
- a CDS encoding BON domain-containing protein, which translates to MKKLTLFILSGFLMFGAVACEKAKTSADAPNKTGETSNSNTNSSATNTSDQMNKAPEADSVKATQQDAQSDVRKAQANSDIRAREQRNNVTGGDADRANGDLASEVRSKLEVNIPKGQITVDAENGAVTVAGTVPTQQDLAKIEGLAKQIKGVKSVTVKATVATAK; encoded by the coding sequence ATGAAAAAGCTAACTCTATTTATCCTCAGCGGCTTCCTAATGTTTGGCGCGGTTGCTTGCGAAAAGGCTAAGACAAGTGCTGACGCTCCTAATAAGACTGGTGAAACTAGCAATAGTAACACAAATTCCAGCGCTACTAATACCTCTGACCAAATGAACAAAGCTCCAGAGGCAGATTCGGTCAAAGCAACCCAGCAGGACGCCCAAAGTGACGTTCGCAAGGCTCAAGCAAATTCTGATATTCGCGCACGAGAGCAGCGCAACAATGTTACTGGGGGGGACGCCGACAGAGCTAATGGCGATCTGGCAAGCGAAGTTCGCAGTAAGCTAGAGGTAAATATACCAAAAGGTCAGATAACAGTTGACGCTGAAAATGGCGCTGTAACCGTAGCCGGAACGGTTCCTACCCAGCAAGACTTAGCTAAGATTGAAGGTTTGGCGAAGCAAATTAAAGGTGTCAAAAGCGTGACTGTGAAGGCAACAGTTGCGACCGCAAAATAA
- a CDS encoding general stress protein, with protein sequence MVQGHNRRAVGVFSNRRDAEDALHELRDAGFQMDRVSLIAKDVDGDDRFSDANVRDINDDTKADDGAKKGALAGGAVGGLTGLLVGLGALAIPGIGPVMLAGATATALATALSGGAIGAAAGGLIGGLIGLGVPEERARVYSDRVSHGDYLVMVDGTDDEIGRAETILSRRGIQEWGIYDRPGVDTSGADYTTGAVDRRDNVGNIDDRVVVIDRRDEVL encoded by the coding sequence ATGGTTCAAGGTCACAACAGACGTGCAGTTGGTGTATTTTCTAATCGTCGCGATGCGGAAGATGCTCTCCATGAATTGAGAGATGCAGGTTTTCAGATGGATAGGGTGTCTTTGATTGCCAAAGACGTAGATGGCGACGATCGCTTTAGTGACGCCAACGTGCGGGATATCAACGATGACACCAAAGCTGACGATGGCGCTAAAAAAGGTGCTTTAGCAGGTGGTGCAGTCGGCGGTTTAACTGGCTTACTTGTCGGTCTCGGTGCATTAGCAATCCCCGGTATAGGCCCTGTTATGCTAGCGGGAGCTACTGCAACGGCTCTGGCGACAGCCCTTTCTGGCGGTGCGATCGGTGCAGCTGCTGGCGGCTTGATTGGTGGCTTGATTGGCTTGGGAGTTCCTGAAGAAAGGGCCAGAGTTTACAGCGATCGCGTGTCTCACGGCGACTATCTAGTAATGGTAGATGGCACCGACGATGAGATCGGTCGCGCTGAAACAATTCTAAGTCGCAGGGGCATTCAGGAGTGGGGTATCTACGATCGTCCCGGTGTTGATACCTCTGGCGCCGACTACACTACTGGCGCTGTTGACCGTCGCGATAATGTTGGCAATATCGACGACCGAGTAGTTGTTATCGATCGTCGGGACGAAGTTCTATAG
- a CDS encoding sensor histidine kinase, producing the protein MYKWLLPTLSEVLAQSTENGAQDAVSQTRWKAATETDTQQPSKSRIALQRLKSEQEWCGARAALEDLLRSTLTPNYKGDADEPMPQGLILAGPGAVLSDPSINSGFQTWIFSTQLANPGVWMPFQLPPASLGEIKKHNYGNLLPLLPVDPLAAEQFCLILTASFSLVMVLGEDPTYQPAFMFSFDPAVVQQAWVSLRNRILLTCPHYINQLDAFSLQFPPTAPDYRTVMEFTRLLLKHLPQEDGRRGDGEQRNAETEEFQNAKLSQSSIPDSRSLKSDDVELLQAFAHEVRTPLTTIRTLTRLLLRRKDLATDIIKRLEIIDRECTEQIDRMELLFQAAELQTSTKETNPIHLTPVSLAQVFQESLPRWEKQASRRNQTLDAILPQHMPQVVSDPTMLDRVLTGLIDNFARNLPAGSHIQVEVMPAGDRLKLRLQPHSGGVSSECEKALVPQAADIQLTRKSIGQLLIFQPETGSLSLNHTVTKNLFQALGGKLIVRQRPQQGEVLTIFLPLEPTSTSIRWERENYNDLPC; encoded by the coding sequence GTGTATAAGTGGTTACTGCCAACGCTAAGTGAAGTTTTAGCCCAAAGTACAGAAAATGGGGCCCAAGATGCTGTATCTCAGACAAGGTGGAAGGCTGCAACCGAAACTGACACTCAGCAGCCCTCCAAGAGTCGAATTGCTTTGCAGCGCTTGAAATCAGAACAAGAATGGTGCGGTGCTAGAGCAGCTTTGGAGGATTTGCTGCGATCGACTTTAACACCCAATTATAAGGGCGATGCAGACGAGCCGATGCCCCAGGGATTGATTTTAGCTGGCCCTGGGGCCGTTTTGAGCGATCCATCTATAAATTCTGGCTTCCAAACTTGGATTTTCAGCACCCAGCTGGCTAATCCTGGCGTTTGGATGCCGTTTCAGCTGCCTCCTGCCTCATTGGGCGAGATCAAGAAACACAATTATGGTAATTTGCTACCTTTGCTGCCTGTCGATCCTCTGGCGGCTGAACAGTTTTGTTTAATATTAACTGCTAGTTTCAGCTTGGTGATGGTGTTGGGAGAAGATCCCACTTATCAACCGGCTTTTATGTTTTCTTTCGATCCAGCGGTTGTCCAACAAGCTTGGGTATCGCTGAGGAATCGAATACTGCTGACTTGTCCCCATTACATCAATCAACTGGATGCGTTTTCTCTACAGTTCCCTCCCACCGCACCGGATTACCGAACAGTGATGGAGTTTACACGGCTGTTACTGAAACATCTACCGCAAGAGGACGGACGCCGGGGCGATGGAGAGCAGAGGAACGCAGAAACAGAGGAGTTTCAAAACGCAAAACTTTCCCAATCCTCAATTCCCGATTCCCGATCGCTAAAATCAGACGATGTGGAATTGTTGCAGGCATTTGCACATGAAGTCAGAACGCCTCTGACAACGATTCGCACCCTGACGCGACTGCTGCTCAGACGCAAGGATTTGGCGACTGACATTATTAAGCGGTTGGAAATTATCGATCGCGAATGTACCGAGCAAATCGATCGCATGGAGTTGCTTTTCCAAGCGGCAGAATTACAAACATCAACTAAAGAAACTAATCCCATTCACCTCACGCCGGTGTCCCTTGCCCAGGTTTTCCAGGAAAGCTTGCCGAGATGGGAAAAACAGGCTTCAAGGCGCAATCAGACCCTGGATGCGATCTTACCTCAACATATGCCCCAGGTAGTCAGCGATCCGACAATGCTCGATCGCGTTCTCACCGGCTTGATTGATAATTTCGCCCGCAACCTCCCCGCCGGTAGCCATATCCAAGTCGAGGTGATGCCAGCGGGCGATCGGCTGAAGTTGCGACTTCAGCCACATAGTGGCGGCGTAAGTTCTGAGTGCGAAAAGGCTCTGGTGCCGCAAGCAGCAGACATTCAACTAACGCGGAAGTCGATCGGTCAACTCCTGATATTCCAACCAGAAACAGGCAGTCTGAGTCTCAACCACACGGTTACCAAAAATCTCTTCCAGGCACTGGGGGGCAAACTGATTGTGCGCCAACGACCCCAACAGGGCGAAGTGCTGACCATTTTCCTGCCTTTGGAACCTACCAGCACGTCCATTCGGTGGGAACGGGAAAATTATAATGATCTCCCGTGCTAA
- a CDS encoding CHAT domain-containing protein has product MKILRRLLNWNLLFLAGFLLCILLDTAGSALQVKAGDIEKTPVSDLSSQQIREFNLKSDISNVQFSVSQLVERGEQLYEAGKYTEAITLWQQALAGISTPQERAAVCRNLAAAFRQIGQIEPAIDHWEQAIKIYRQTGSSTSRIELGRSIAEQAQAYSELGQHKRAINLLQSAIQISQQNQDKLTQAAAMGGLANTYFALGDYEKALSFQQNSLKIARELEQGSRVEGESSKIFQSRVPNYIQTALNNLGNVYAKRADRYRYQANVADLEGDEREKTRLLDLAQQDIAAAKQAFEESIQLKTTDAVTVQGLLNLNRLLQRSATVLNPKVTPSVNSDIITSNRAQALALLEKMPESRDKAYSLINLAVDADSAKAAKLLANAIAVTRNIGDTRAESFGLGSLAQVYEKANQYKEALDLNRQAQFAAQKVNAVDSLYRWQWQAGRILRATGETDQAILYYEQAIVSLQSIRSDILAANKDLQFDFRDSVEPVYRQMMGLLLQPTNNREIYTKNLSKVLDTLELLKLAELQNFFGDECVQVAKDNASADGNIADTGAAVIYSIILDDRTEMIMRSPDGQLKGYPVAMGQDILQQEIDRLRLLLESRATEEYLPQSQKIYNLLIRPIDKDLELAKPKTLVFINDGVLRKVPMAALHDGKEFLIQKYAIATTPSLSLTASKAVQRRELKVLSVGLTVERPPFAALLNVAAEVTEVQKIMGGTKLLDKDFTISRLEIELRQNNFPIIHIATHGKFGVDAASTFLVGFDDRISIDQIDNLLRFTGRNRARIANKQPVELLTLSACQTAAGDNRSSLGIAGVAVRAGVKSALATLWFINDEATVPLIEEFYTQLLQPNITKAEALQKAQLKLIASDDYNHPAVWSPFILIGNWL; this is encoded by the coding sequence ATGAAAATTTTACGGCGTCTGCTTAATTGGAATTTATTATTTTTAGCAGGTTTCCTGCTTTGTATTTTACTAGATACAGCTGGTTCCGCATTGCAGGTAAAAGCTGGAGATATTGAAAAAACGCCAGTTTCAGATTTAAGCTCTCAGCAAATTAGAGAATTTAATCTAAAATCTGACATCTCCAATGTGCAATTTTCTGTAAGCCAGTTGGTAGAGCGGGGAGAGCAGCTTTATGAAGCTGGCAAATATACTGAAGCCATTACCCTTTGGCAACAAGCCCTTGCCGGGATTTCTACCCCACAGGAGCGAGCAGCGGTTTGCCGCAACTTGGCTGCTGCTTTTAGGCAAATTGGACAAATAGAGCCAGCGATCGACCATTGGGAGCAAGCAATTAAAATTTATCGGCAAACAGGCTCTAGCACTTCTCGCATCGAACTAGGTAGATCGATCGCAGAGCAAGCCCAAGCTTACAGCGAACTGGGACAGCACAAACGAGCCATTAACCTTTTGCAATCTGCTATCCAAATTTCACAGCAAAATCAAGATAAGCTCACTCAAGCAGCGGCGATGGGAGGCTTAGCCAATACCTATTTTGCTCTCGGAGACTACGAAAAAGCACTGTCTTTTCAACAAAACAGCCTGAAAATAGCTCGTGAATTGGAGCAAGGGAGTAGGGTAGAGGGGGAAAGCTCCAAAATTTTCCAGTCAAGAGTCCCCAATTACATCCAAACTGCGCTCAACAATTTGGGGAATGTTTATGCAAAGCGAGCCGATCGATATCGTTATCAAGCTAATGTAGCTGACTTAGAAGGCGATGAGCGAGAAAAAACTCGATTGCTCGATTTAGCACAACAGGATATTGCTGCTGCCAAACAAGCATTTGAAGAAAGCATTCAACTAAAAACAACTGATGCCGTAACAGTACAAGGTTTGCTGAATTTGAATCGCTTGCTACAGCGAAGTGCTACGGTGTTGAATCCAAAAGTGACGCCCTCAGTTAATTCAGATATCATTACTAGCAATCGTGCCCAAGCTTTAGCGTTGCTGGAAAAAATGCCTGAGTCGCGGGATAAAGCTTATTCCTTAATTAATTTAGCAGTAGATGCAGATTCAGCGAAGGCTGCAAAACTATTGGCTAATGCGATCGCAGTGACGAGAAATATTGGCGATACTAGAGCAGAATCTTTTGGTCTTGGTAGTTTAGCACAAGTGTACGAGAAAGCCAATCAATATAAGGAAGCATTAGATTTAAATCGCCAAGCTCAATTTGCCGCCCAAAAGGTGAACGCCGTTGATAGTTTATATCGGTGGCAATGGCAGGCAGGGCGTATTCTGAGAGCAACTGGTGAAACAGATCAAGCAATTTTGTATTACGAACAAGCGATCGTTTCACTTCAGAGCATTCGCAGCGATATTCTGGCGGCTAATAAAGACTTGCAATTTGACTTTCGCGATTCTGTAGAACCAGTTTATAGGCAAATGATGGGGCTGCTGTTACAACCGACAAATAACAGGGAGATTTACACTAAAAACTTAAGTAAGGTTTTAGATACTTTAGAGTTACTTAAGTTAGCAGAACTGCAAAACTTCTTTGGCGATGAATGCGTGCAAGTAGCCAAAGATAATGCCTCAGCGGATGGGAATATAGCAGACACTGGCGCAGCGGTAATTTACTCAATTATTCTGGACGATCGCACAGAAATGATTATGCGATCGCCCGATGGTCAGCTAAAAGGTTATCCTGTAGCAATGGGGCAAGATATCCTTCAGCAAGAAATTGACAGATTGCGCCTGTTGCTAGAAAGTCGGGCTACCGAAGAATATCTTCCTCAATCCCAAAAAATTTACAACTTGCTAATTCGTCCGATCGACAAAGATTTGGAATTAGCAAAGCCGAAAACACTTGTCTTTATTAACGATGGCGTCTTGCGAAAAGTGCCGATGGCAGCATTGCACGACGGTAAGGAATTTTTAATCCAAAAATATGCGATCGCCACAACACCTAGCCTCAGTCTAACTGCCAGCAAAGCAGTACAACGACGCGAACTCAAAGTTTTAAGTGTCGGCTTAACCGTTGAACGTCCACCATTTGCCGCCCTGCTCAATGTAGCTGCGGAAGTAACAGAAGTTCAAAAAATCATGGGAGGAACCAAACTCCTAGATAAAGATTTTACCATATCTCGCTTAGAAATAGAACTGCGTCAGAATAATTTTCCAATTATTCATATTGCTACCCACGGCAAATTTGGCGTAGATGCTGCAAGTACTTTTCTAGTAGGATTTGACGATCGAATCAGCATCGATCAAATTGATAATTTGTTGCGATTTACCGGACGAAATAGAGCGAGAATAGCAAACAAACAACCCGTAGAACTGCTAACATTAAGTGCCTGTCAAACAGCAGCAGGAGACAATCGATCCTCTTTGGGAATTGCTGGCGTTGCCGTTCGCGCCGGAGTCAAAAGTGCCCTGGCGACGTTGTGGTTTATTAACGATGAAGCTACTGTGCCACTGATTGAAGAATTTTACACCCAGCTGCTTCAACCTAACATTACAAAAGCAGAAGCATTACAAAAAGCCCAACTGAAATTGATTGCTTCAGACGACTACAATCACCCGGCTGTTTGGTCGCCATTTATTCTGATTGGAAATTGGTTATAA
- a CDS encoding chemotaxis protein CheB has protein sequence MPGHDIIVIGTSAGGLKALGALVGTLPTDIDAALFIVQHLAADKPSILPKILADVGSLPASHPSDGEPIQKGRIYVAPPDHHLLVNQGSMRVVRGPQENRFRPAIDALFRSAARAYGSRVVGVVLTGYLDDGTVGLQAIKKQGGVAIVQDPKEAEYPSMAKNALRYVKVDRCLPLAEIPDLLVQLSNQPATEEAYPVTEEIEIESRIAEQQMNTQEFLENVEAIGTRTTYTCPECNGSIWQIGKEEPVRFRCHIGHSFTANVFLSEQTQNIENALWSAVRAMEEKVTFSRQMSGRMKNYNLQSAAAKYEDHAKSLDAEVSLIRGIILKGFATKRTIAEAEEEQPE, from the coding sequence ATGCCGGGACACGACATTATCGTTATTGGCACTTCGGCAGGCGGACTCAAAGCACTGGGCGCGCTCGTGGGTACTCTGCCTACTGACATAGATGCTGCCCTCTTTATTGTTCAGCACCTCGCAGCCGATAAGCCCAGTATTCTTCCCAAAATTCTTGCAGATGTAGGCTCTCTCCCGGCATCTCACCCGTCCGACGGAGAGCCAATTCAAAAAGGGCGAATCTACGTCGCGCCGCCCGATCATCACCTGTTGGTCAATCAAGGCTCAATGCGCGTGGTGCGTGGCCCTCAAGAAAATAGGTTTCGACCCGCGATCGATGCGTTGTTTCGTTCAGCCGCCCGTGCTTATGGTTCAAGGGTGGTGGGTGTGGTGCTTACTGGCTATCTTGATGATGGCACCGTGGGATTACAGGCAATCAAGAAACAGGGCGGAGTGGCGATCGTTCAAGACCCGAAAGAAGCAGAATACCCCAGCATGGCAAAGAATGCGTTGCGGTATGTGAAGGTCGATCGCTGCCTGCCGCTTGCAGAAATCCCAGACCTGCTAGTGCAGTTGTCGAATCAACCCGCAACTGAGGAGGCATACCCCGTGACCGAAGAGATCGAAATTGAATCCAGGATTGCTGAACAGCAAATGAATACCCAGGAGTTTTTAGAGAATGTAGAAGCGATCGGAACTCGGACAACTTACACCTGCCCTGAATGCAACGGCAGTATCTGGCAAATTGGGAAAGAAGAGCCAGTCCGGTTTCGCTGTCACATAGGACACTCCTTTACGGCTAATGTGTTTCTATCAGAGCAAACTCAGAATATTGAAAATGCTTTGTGGTCGGCTGTTCGGGCAATGGAGGAAAAGGTCACGTTCTCGCGTCAAATGTCTGGGCGGATGAAAAATTACAATTTACAAAGTGCGGCAGCAAAATACGAAGATCACGCCAAAAGCCTGGATGCCGAAGTATCACTAATTAGAGGCATTATTCTCAAGGGCTTTGCCACGAAACGAACCATTGCTGAAGCAGAGGAAGAGCAGCCAGAGTAA